In Amaranthus tricolor cultivar Red isolate AtriRed21 chromosome 5, ASM2621246v1, whole genome shotgun sequence, a genomic segment contains:
- the LOC130813412 gene encoding uncharacterized protein LOC130813412, giving the protein MVRLIPGRQICDNILLATDLIRGYNWANASPRCILKVDMAKAYDSVEWPFLKCVMQEMSFPSQFINWVMNCVSTVSYSILTNGFLGIPFRAQKGLCQGYPMFPFLFTLSMEYFSRCLKRKKGDIIKFLPKSDLSSMHALNLVLDDLSMVSGLSINKGKSVLYIVGVDNAMNFKLVQASQVLKGVRPFRYLGVPLFAKRLGIQDCLVLVEKNTSTLITGLLGTFLWPMVEAVCNKFIWSGGRDSKAKPHVAWSHVFLPKACGGLNLSRLNLWNKAVIYVVPSTTAWMLAKIFDSRHLVVNLQDLNDCTPHGHFSMKIAYKKILGQYPKVPWRAIWCNNKATLRSVVCMWQAILNRLPTIDRLWKWGMSWDPLCRLCNVAPETRDHLFGDCVFIRKVKAFVCSDFHWPTSFSQDVRIMNHLSKKKRNTKTLVITMSWAEIIYHVWFQRNVKIFGGKSMDEQQLGRMMIFNVAARLSDKQKQILLV; this is encoded by the exons ATGG TCAGGCTTATTCCTGGTAGGCAAATCTGTGACAACATTTTGCTTGCTACTGACCTTATTCGAGGTTATAATTGGGCTAATGCTAGTCCTCGTTGTATACTTAAAGTAGATATGGCGAAGGCATATGATTCTGTTGAGTGGCCTTTTCTTAAGTGTGTTATGCAGGAGATGAGTTTTCCTTCTCAGTTTATCAATTGGGTAATGAATTGTGTTTCTACTGTTTCGTATTCTATTTTGACCAATGGATTTCTTGGTATTCCTTTCAGAGCTCAAAAGGGGCTTTGTCAAGGGTACCCCATGTTTCCGTTTCTTTTTACTCTCTCTATGGAGTATTTCAGTAGATGTTTGAAGAGGAAGAAAGGCGACATTATTAAGTTCCTTCCTAAGT CTGATCTTTCTTCTATGCATGCCTTGAATCTTGTTCTAGATGATTTGTCTATGGTTTCTGGTCTTTCTATTAATAAAGGCAAGAGTGTTCTCTATATTGTTGGTGTTGATAACGCTATGAATTTTAAGCTTGTTCAAGCTAGTCAGGTTCTTAAGGGTGTTCGTCCTTTTAGATATCTTGGGGTCCCTTTATTTGCAAAGAGGCTTGGTATTCAGGATTGCTTAGTGTTGGTGGAGAAAAATACGAGTACATTAATCACTGGGCTGCTAGGAACCTTTCTTTGGCCG ATGGTTGAAGCTGTGTGTAACAAGTTTATTTGGAGTGGTGGTCGAGATTCTAAAGCTAAGCCTCATGTAGCTTGGAGTCACGTTTTTCTGCCAAAGGCTTGTGGTGGACTTAATTTGAGTCGGCTGAATCTTTGGAATAAGGCTGTCAT TTATGTTGTTCCTAGCACAACCGCTTGGATGCTTGCAAAAATCTTTGATAGTAGGCATTTGGTAGTGAATTTACAAGACTTGAATGATTGTACTCCTCATGGTCATTTTAGTATGAAGATTGCTTACAAGAAAATATTAGGGCAATATCCTAAGGTTCCTTGGAGGGCAATTTGGTGTAATAATAAGGCGACTCTTAGGAGTGTGGTGTGCATGTGGCAAGCTATCCTTAATAGGCTTCCTACTATTGATAGATTGTGGAAATGGGGGATGTCTTGGGATCCATTGTGTAGGCTATGTAATGTTGCCCCTGAGACTAGAGATCATTTGTTTGGAGATTGTGTGTTTATTCGGAAGGTTAAAGCCTTCGTTTGCAGTGACTTTCATTGGCCGACTTCCTTTTCTCAAGATGTTCGTATTATGAATCATTTGAGTAAGAAGAAACGTAATACCAAGACTCTTGTCATTACTATGTCCTGGGCAGAGATCATCTATCATGTGTGGTTCCAAAGAAATGTCAAAATCTTTGGGGGAAAGAGTATGGATGAGCAACAACTTGGGAGGATGATGATCTTCAATGTTGCAGCTCGGCTTTCTGATAAACAGAAACAGATTCTTCTTGTATAA